CGCGTGCCAGCGGGGAGTGCGCGAACGCCGCCACCAGCACGGCGCCGAGCTGGTGCGACAGCCACCAGCGCCGCCGGTGGCCGAGGGGGCCCGGCTCCTCGTACCCGGCGTCGAGACATACCTGCACCGAGGCGGAGGAGCACATCATGGCCCGCCCCTCGGGTCCGAAGCGGTCGAGATAGATCTCCATCGCGTCGTACCGGGGCTCGTGGAGGTAGCGGGTCGGGGGGTTCCAGGGTTCGTGGCCGTGGCCGCTGATGCCGAGGTCCGCCTCGCGCAGTGTCGCGCGTACGGCGGCGAGGTCGGCCGAGACGGACCCGACGCACTCCGTCAGGGAGGCGGCCGGTGCCGAGCTGAGCTCCAGCTGGCCGCCGGGTTCGACGGTCAGGGCCGAGTTCAGGGTCAGGGTCCGCAGTGCGGCGTAGGCCGCTTCGAGTCGTGCGGGTGTTGCCTTGAGCCGCGGATCACGCAGCTCGTGGATGTGCCATTCCAGCTCGACACCGAGGGTGCGGGGTGGACCGGTCTTGAAGCAGATGCCCCGGACCAGGGCCTCCACCTCCGCCTCGGTGACCGGGGAGCGGTGCTCCGTACAGCCACTCGTCGAATCTGACATGTCGGGATCCTCCTGAGATGCCATCTGCCAAGCCGCCGTCCGCGCCCGGTGGGGCGGGACCGGCGGCGCTCGTCCCACCCAAAACCCTCGCGCCGCTTTCGCACAAGGGGGCACATCGTGGCAATGCGGATCGACGATCTCCGTTTCCGGGGACTCCGGCACCTCTTCCCGTGCCCGTAGCGGTTCATTCACACGAGGAAACTCCGTTGCGGTCACTCACCAGCATCGCCCAGGATGCGCACATGAGCACGACGGGGGAGCACGCGCGGTCAGCGGTCGCGGGAGACACGGCGGTGGGGCGATGAGCGCCCGCCTGCGCGGCATCGCGCAGGAGACCGAGCGGATCGTCGCGGCGGGCGGCTATCGCGCCCCCGCCGGCCACGAGGTCTCCCTCGCCGCCGAGATCGAGGCCGCACGCTCCGGCACCCGCCTGTACGGCCCGGCCCCGGTGCCGACCCCACCGGTCGACCCGGTCCCGTCGACCGTCGAGGTCACCGGCGAAAGCAGCCTGGAGGCCGCCCACCGGCTCACGACCACCGGCACCACCCCCGTGGCCGTCCTCAACTTCTCCTCCGCCCGCAACCCCGGCGGCGGCTACCTCAACGGCGCCCAGGCCCAGGAGGAAGCCCTCTGCCGGGCCTCAGCCCTCTACACCTGCGTCCGCGAGGGCCGGGCCTTCTACGACCACCACCGCGCCCACCGCGATCCGTTCTACACGGACCGGGTCATCCACTCGCCCGCCGTCCCCGTCTTCCGCGACGACCGGGGCACCCTCCTCGACACCCCGTACACCACCGGCTTCCTCACCTCGGCCGCCCCGAACGCGTCGGTCGTGCGCCGTACGACACCGGAGCGCGCACCGGAACTCCCGCGCGCCCTGGCCGTACGCGCGGAACGCGTCCTGGAGACGGCCGTGACTCACGGCTACCGTCGCCTGGTCCTCGGAGCCTGGGGCTGCGGCGTCTTCGGCAACGACCCGACGCAGG
This genomic stretch from Streptomyces deccanensis harbors:
- a CDS encoding TIGR02452 family protein, which encodes MSARLRGIAQETERIVAAGGYRAPAGHEVSLAAEIEAARSGTRLYGPAPVPTPPVDPVPSTVEVTGESSLEAAHRLTTTGTTPVAVLNFSSARNPGGGYLNGAQAQEEALCRASALYTCVREGRAFYDHHRAHRDPFYTDRVIHSPAVPVFRDDRGTLLDTPYTTGFLTSAAPNASVVRRTTPERAPELPRALAVRAERVLETAVTHGYRRLVLGAWGCGVFGNDPTQVATAFRALLTDGGRFEGAFAHVVFGILDRTKDKAVRSAFEREFAATVPL